The Desulfonispora thiosulfatigenes DSM 11270 genome window below encodes:
- the hpt gene encoding hypoxanthine phosphoribosyltransferase, whose translation MKNDIKEILLTEEQIKTKVAELGAQISKDYKGKDLIVICILKGATPFMADLIREIKIPMAIDFMAVSSYGVSTQSSGVVRILKDLDTGIENKDVLIIEDIVDSGLTLKYLLENLSSRKANSVKVCTFLEKTERREINVIPDYKGYDIPNEFVVGYGLDFAEKYRNLPYIGVLKPEIYS comes from the coding sequence GTGAAAAATGATATTAAAGAAATTTTATTAACTGAAGAACAAATTAAAACTAAAGTAGCTGAATTAGGAGCACAAATTAGTAAAGATTATAAAGGAAAAGATTTAATTGTGATTTGTATTTTAAAAGGTGCAACTCCTTTTATGGCAGATTTAATTAGAGAAATAAAAATTCCTATGGCAATTGATTTTATGGCTGTATCTAGCTATGGTGTATCAACTCAGTCATCAGGTGTAGTTAGAATTCTTAAAGACTTAGATACTGGTATTGAAAATAAGGATGTATTAATAATTGAAGACATAGTAGACTCAGGATTAACTTTAAAATACTTATTAGAAAATTTAAGTTCAAGGAAAGCAAATAGTGTAAAAGTATGTACATTCCTAGAAAAAACAGAACGCAGAGAAATTAATGTAATTCCTGACTATAAAGGGTATGATATACCAAATGAGTTTGTCGTTGGTTATGGCTTAGACTTTGCTGAAAAGTATCGTAATTTACCGTACATTGGTGTATTAAAGCCAGAAATTTATTCTTAA